Proteins encoded in a region of the Teredinibacter purpureus genome:
- a CDS encoding DUF3450 domain-containing protein: MNKQRIKAVALTTVLSASALFVGAAQADQTLNTIIKVSQVKTTAGQQSQKRVDKLQAEAASLLQKYKIVNKEIAGLKVYNTQLDKQLASQRQVISDLNASIDQVTVIERQIQPLILRMLDGLEQFVQLDVPFHSEERLDRVSNLRRNQDRADISVAEKFRQILEAYNIEAEYGRKLDTYVDSLEVGGQERQVNMLVVGRVALMYQTTDTKLSGAYDKSQGAFVELDAGEYRAAILKGIRIAKKQASIDVLALPVLAPEAAQ; encoded by the coding sequence ATGAACAAGCAGCGAATCAAGGCTGTGGCGTTAACCACAGTACTTTCTGCAAGCGCGCTTTTCGTTGGCGCTGCGCAAGCAGATCAAACCCTGAATACCATTATTAAGGTAAGCCAGGTTAAAACGACTGCTGGCCAGCAGTCTCAAAAACGTGTCGATAAACTTCAGGCAGAAGCCGCTAGCTTGTTGCAGAAGTATAAAATCGTAAATAAAGAAATCGCTGGCTTAAAGGTGTACAACACCCAGCTGGATAAACAATTGGCTAGCCAGCGTCAGGTTATTTCCGACCTTAACGCTTCAATCGATCAAGTCACCGTTATTGAACGTCAGATCCAACCTCTCATCTTGCGTATGCTCGATGGTTTGGAGCAGTTCGTACAGTTAGATGTGCCTTTTCACTCGGAAGAGCGTTTAGATCGTGTTAGCAACTTACGTAGAAATCAGGATCGTGCTGATATCTCTGTTGCTGAGAAGTTTCGTCAAATTCTTGAAGCCTACAATATTGAAGCTGAATATGGCCGTAAGTTAGACACTTACGTTGATAGCCTCGAAGTAGGTGGTCAAGAGCGTCAAGTGAACATGCTTGTTGTTGGTCGTGTTGCTTTGATGTACCAAACCACTGATACCAAGCTTTCAGGTGCTTATGACAAGAGTCAGGGCGCGTTTGTTGAGTTGGACGCTGGTGAATACCGTGCAGCCATATTGAAAGGCATACGTATCGCTAAGAAGCAGGCATCTATTGATGTTCTAGCGTTACCCGTACTGGCTCCGGAGGCAGCACAATGA
- a CDS encoding dihydrofolate reductase yields MNKEPFIDLAIVVAVARNGTIGRDNDLPWRLPKDLQHFKRTTMGFPIVMGRNTFDSIGKPLPGRTNIVVTRQQGWSAEGVAVTHSLEQAITVGREKAAASGVNTVMVIGGADFYRQVLPQVATLFLTEVHADIEGDVHFPPIDKEQWVEQARENHEADGVNPYPYSFVTLKRANSC; encoded by the coding sequence ATGAATAAAGAGCCATTTATTGATCTAGCTATTGTCGTTGCGGTTGCGCGTAATGGCACAATTGGCCGCGATAACGATCTGCCTTGGCGGTTACCCAAAGATCTACAGCATTTTAAGCGCACAACAATGGGTTTTCCGATCGTTATGGGCCGAAATACGTTCGATTCTATCGGTAAGCCACTACCGGGACGCACAAATATCGTGGTTACACGGCAGCAAGGTTGGAGCGCAGAGGGCGTTGCGGTAACGCATTCGTTGGAGCAGGCGATAACGGTCGGCCGTGAAAAGGCAGCGGCGTCCGGTGTAAATACGGTAATGGTGATAGGAGGCGCTGACTTTTATCGCCAAGTGTTACCTCAGGTAGCTACCTTATTTTTAACCGAGGTGCATGCCGATATCGAAGGCGATGTGCACTTTCCACCCATTGATAAAGAGCAGTGGGTAGAGCAAGCACGGGAGAATCACGAGGCTGATGGGGTGAATCCTTACCCATATTCATTTGTAACGCTAAAGCGTGCAAATAGTTGCTAG
- a CDS encoding thymidylate synthase, whose translation MQQYLELMKHVRDTGVRKEDRTGTGTISVFGYQMRFNLADGFPLVTTKKCHLKSIIHELLWFLKGETNIRYLSDNGVKIWDAWATEEGELGPVYGAQWRSWAVGDGTSIDQMAQLIEQIKTNPDSRRLIISAWNPSVLPDEHISPQANVEQGKMALPPCHTLFQFYVLNGKLSCQLYQRSADIFLGVPFNIASYALFTMMVAQVCNLDVGDFVHTFGDAHLYLNHLEQVDEQLQREPKPLPVMSINPEVKDLFAFKFEDFELQHYQAHPHIAAPISV comes from the coding sequence GTGCAGCAATATCTAGAGTTAATGAAGCACGTGCGTGATACGGGCGTGCGTAAGGAAGATCGAACCGGTACTGGCACGATTAGCGTGTTTGGCTACCAGATGCGCTTCAACTTAGCGGATGGTTTTCCTTTAGTCACAACCAAAAAATGCCATTTAAAATCCATTATTCATGAGCTCCTTTGGTTTTTAAAAGGCGAAACGAATATACGTTATTTAAGCGATAACGGCGTAAAAATATGGGATGCATGGGCCACGGAAGAAGGAGAGTTAGGGCCTGTTTATGGCGCGCAGTGGCGGTCTTGGGCGGTGGGCGATGGAACCTCTATTGATCAGATGGCCCAATTGATAGAGCAAATTAAAACCAATCCAGATTCTCGTAGGCTCATTATCTCTGCGTGGAACCCATCGGTATTGCCCGACGAACATATTTCGCCTCAAGCGAATGTAGAGCAGGGCAAAATGGCATTACCACCTTGCCATACGCTGTTTCAATTCTATGTATTGAACGGGAAGTTATCCTGCCAGTTGTATCAGCGCAGTGCCGATATCTTTTTGGGGGTGCCTTTTAACATTGCGTCTTACGCACTTTTTACTATGATGGTTGCTCAAGTATGCAATTTGGATGTGGGCGATTTTGTGCACACGTTTGGGGATGCCCATCTATATCTTAATCATCTCGAGCAGGTAGACGAGCAGTTGCAGCGTGAGCCTAAACCTCTTCCTGTAATGTCTATAAACCCAGAAGTGAAAGACCTTTTTGCCTTTAAGTTCGAAGACTTCGAGCTGCAGCATTATCAGGCGCACCCGCATATCGCTGCGCCTATATCGGTTTAG
- the lgt gene encoding prolipoprotein diacylglyceryl transferase has translation MLTYPEIDPVAISLGTYTVFGKTVSLPDVHWYGLMYLFGFAAAWGLGLYRASKPHTALKRSHVEDLIFYGAMGVVMGGRAGYVFFYNFGAFLDDPLWLFRVWEGGMSFHGGMLGVACAMMLYAKKIKVNVLDLMDFMVPLAPLGLFFGRIGNFIGQELWGRETTANIGMIFPNDPEALVRHPSQLYQASLEGMALFLLLFWYSSKPRPRAAVGAMFLVLYGCFRFFIEFYRQPDAHIGFDVFDVFTRGQLLTLPMIVVGGLIIFLAYRREAHVSALVKAKKAR, from the coding sequence ATGCTGACTTATCCCGAAATAGACCCTGTTGCAATTTCCCTCGGTACCTATACCGTTTTTGGTAAAACCGTTTCACTGCCAGATGTCCATTGGTACGGATTGATGTACCTGTTTGGTTTTGCTGCTGCCTGGGGGTTGGGGTTATATCGAGCGAGCAAACCGCATACCGCTTTAAAGCGTAGCCATGTTGAAGACTTGATCTTTTACGGTGCGATGGGCGTGGTAATGGGTGGTCGAGCAGGTTATGTGTTTTTCTATAATTTCGGCGCGTTCTTGGATGACCCACTTTGGCTTTTTCGCGTTTGGGAAGGCGGCATGTCGTTTCATGGCGGCATGCTCGGTGTTGCCTGCGCAATGATGTTGTATGCCAAGAAAATAAAGGTCAACGTACTTGATCTAATGGATTTTATGGTGCCGCTAGCGCCCCTAGGATTATTTTTTGGTCGTATCGGCAATTTTATTGGCCAAGAGTTATGGGGGCGAGAAACAACCGCCAATATCGGAATGATATTCCCCAATGACCCTGAGGCATTAGTGCGGCACCCGTCGCAGCTGTATCAAGCTTCTCTGGAAGGTATGGCTTTGTTTCTTTTGTTGTTTTGGTATTCCAGCAAGCCTCGGCCGCGAGCGGCCGTAGGTGCGATGTTTTTAGTCTTGTACGGTTGTTTTCGTTTTTTCATAGAATTCTACCGCCAGCCTGATGCGCATATTGGTTTTGATGTCTTCGATGTTTTTACGCGAGGCCAATTATTGACGCTACCCATGATTGTTGTGGGCGGCTTGATTATATTCTTAGCCTACCGCCGCGAAGCGCACGTGTCGGCATTGGTTAAAGCAAAAAAAGCGCGATGA
- the ptsP gene encoding phosphoenolpyruvate--protein phosphotransferase has product MLNSLRSIVQEVNAAADLQSVLAIIVTRVQAAMHTEVCSVYLRSANNNFVLMATEGLNKSAVGQVKLGLNEGLVGYVAIREEPLNLDDAESHPKFQYFPETGEERFSAFLGVPIIHRRQILGVLVVQQRLKRKFDEGEEAFLITMSAQLAAVIAHAEATGALRSIGPRTEARFIGTPGASGVAIGECVVVSPLADLNSVPYQTCNAIEEELAFFQQGLTAVRSDIKKLASELENRLNKEERVLFDAYIGMLDDTALGGEVIEKIMSGLAAPYAWSEVILEHVKIFSSMPDPYLRERASDVRDLGSRVLAYLQQSSKTEQIYPDNTILVGEDLTASVLAEVPEGKLAGIVSTKGSSNSHIAILARSIGIPTVMGAVDLPFTRLDGREVIVDGYRGSVYCDPTDRMKAQYQAIVDEDVELFAGLESLKDLPCETIDHHRVALWVNTGLMADAMISLERGAEGVGLYRTEIPFMLRDRFPSEEEQRQTYRDQLAAFAPHTVTMRTLDVGGDKSLPYFPIEEENPFLGWRGIRVTLDHPEIFLVQIRAMLKASEGLDNLRIMLPMVSNINELEIAQMLLYRAYDELKEEGHRIEMPPLGVMIEVPGAVYQVRDFAARVDFLSVGSNDLTQYLLAVDRNNPRVADLYHSMHPAVLRALQQIVKDSHSQGVPVSICGELAGEPAAALLLMAMGYDVLSMSATSLLKVKSVVRSVTLQQAEKLLAEVMLLPDTESITRCIDANLRRTGLTRIVRPMNDDDADT; this is encoded by the coding sequence ATGCTGAATTCGCTGCGCAGCATTGTACAGGAGGTCAACGCCGCCGCTGATCTTCAGTCAGTTCTCGCAATTATTGTGACGCGGGTACAAGCCGCAATGCACACTGAAGTGTGTTCCGTTTATTTGCGTAGTGCGAATAACAATTTTGTTTTGATGGCCACCGAGGGGCTTAATAAAAGCGCGGTGGGCCAAGTGAAGCTTGGGCTCAATGAAGGCCTTGTGGGTTACGTGGCTATTCGTGAGGAACCGTTGAATCTTGACGATGCTGAGTCTCACCCTAAATTTCAATATTTTCCTGAAACGGGTGAAGAGCGTTTCAGTGCCTTTTTAGGGGTGCCTATTATTCATAGGCGTCAAATTTTAGGTGTTCTGGTTGTACAGCAGCGTCTAAAACGCAAGTTCGATGAGGGTGAGGAAGCATTTCTCATTACTATGTCGGCTCAGTTAGCCGCTGTTATCGCCCATGCCGAGGCGACGGGCGCTCTGCGTTCCATTGGCCCTCGAACAGAAGCGCGTTTTATCGGTACACCGGGAGCATCGGGCGTCGCAATTGGTGAGTGTGTTGTGGTCTCACCTCTAGCCGATTTAAATTCCGTACCCTATCAAACCTGTAATGCAATCGAAGAGGAGTTGGCGTTCTTCCAGCAGGGGCTAACGGCTGTTCGATCGGATATTAAGAAGCTCGCCAGTGAGCTCGAAAATAGGCTCAACAAAGAAGAGCGGGTATTGTTTGATGCTTATATTGGCATGCTCGACGATACCGCGCTTGGTGGCGAAGTCATCGAAAAAATTATGAGTGGCTTAGCCGCGCCTTATGCGTGGAGCGAGGTTATTCTGGAACATGTCAAAATATTTTCGAGTATGCCAGACCCTTATCTTCGCGAGCGTGCGTCTGATGTGCGCGATTTAGGTAGCCGTGTACTGGCCTACTTACAGCAATCCTCTAAAACTGAACAAATTTACCCCGACAATACCATTTTGGTTGGTGAAGACCTCACCGCGTCCGTATTGGCAGAGGTGCCGGAGGGCAAGTTAGCGGGCATTGTGTCGACGAAAGGCTCGAGTAACTCGCACATCGCTATTTTGGCTCGTTCGATTGGTATTCCAACGGTTATGGGGGCGGTAGACCTTCCCTTTACGCGTTTGGATGGTCGAGAAGTTATTGTTGATGGTTATCGTGGTAGTGTTTATTGCGACCCTACCGACAGAATGAAAGCGCAGTATCAAGCCATTGTTGATGAGGATGTTGAGCTATTTGCTGGCTTGGAATCACTAAAGGACTTGCCCTGTGAAACGATCGATCACCATCGAGTGGCGCTTTGGGTCAACACCGGTTTAATGGCTGATGCGATGATCTCGCTAGAGCGTGGAGCGGAAGGCGTTGGTCTTTATCGAACAGAAATACCCTTTATGTTGCGTGACCGTTTTCCGAGTGAGGAGGAGCAGCGTCAAACGTATCGCGATCAGTTAGCGGCATTTGCGCCACACACAGTCACTATGCGAACGCTTGATGTAGGTGGAGATAAATCATTGCCTTATTTCCCTATCGAAGAGGAAAATCCCTTTCTGGGCTGGCGCGGCATACGCGTTACGTTGGATCATCCCGAAATCTTTTTGGTCCAAATTCGAGCAATGCTTAAAGCGAGTGAAGGCCTGGATAACTTGCGTATTATGTTGCCGATGGTCAGCAACATAAATGAACTCGAGATAGCCCAAATGTTACTTTATCGCGCCTATGATGAATTAAAAGAAGAGGGGCATAGGATAGAAATGCCGCCGCTGGGGGTGATGATTGAAGTGCCTGGTGCGGTGTATCAGGTGAGAGATTTTGCCGCACGTGTAGATTTTCTATCGGTTGGCAGTAACGACCTAACGCAGTATTTATTAGCGGTTGACCGCAATAACCCACGTGTAGCCGATTTGTACCATTCTATGCACCCGGCGGTGTTGAGGGCGCTGCAACAAATTGTAAAAGATTCTCATAGCCAAGGCGTGCCTGTGAGTATTTGTGGTGAGCTGGCAGGAGAGCCTGCCGCAGCGTTGCTGCTAATGGCGATGGGCTACGATGTACTATCTATGAGTGCGACGAGCCTTTTAAAGGTGAAATCTGTAGTGCGTAGCGTTACGTTACAGCAAGCTGAAAAGCTTTTAGCGGAAGTGATGCTGTTGCCCGACACCGAATCTATAACCCGCTGTATTGATGCTAATTTGCGCCGCACAGGTCTCACCCGCATAGTGCGCCCAATGAACGATGATGACGCAGACACCTAA
- a CDS encoding RNA pyrophosphohydrolase — MIDNDGFRPNVGIVLANGSGNVLWARRIGGQDAWQFPQGGINESESPEEALYRELYEEVGLVESDVDILAVTQGWLRYRLPHRLVRQKQPLCVGQKQKWFLLKLNGEDDRVKLNAGGPPEFDDWRWSSYWYPLSKVVAFKREVYRRALKELAPAHNRLVLSVQEPAC, encoded by the coding sequence GTGATCGATAACGATGGATTTCGTCCCAATGTCGGCATTGTGCTTGCCAATGGTAGCGGCAATGTTTTATGGGCGCGCCGTATCGGTGGCCAGGATGCGTGGCAATTTCCGCAAGGCGGTATTAACGAGTCTGAGTCGCCAGAAGAAGCGCTGTATCGAGAGCTTTATGAAGAGGTAGGTCTAGTAGAGAGTGATGTTGATATTCTTGCGGTGACACAAGGTTGGCTTCGGTATCGATTACCGCATCGGTTGGTTCGACAGAAACAGCCCTTGTGTGTGGGGCAGAAGCAAAAATGGTTTTTACTGAAACTCAACGGTGAGGACGATCGTGTAAAACTCAATGCCGGTGGCCCGCCGGAATTTGATGATTGGCGCTGGTCGAGTTATTGGTACCCATTATCTAAAGTGGTGGCGTTTAAGCGTGAGGTATATAGGCGCGCGTTGAAAGAGCTAGCGCCAGCGCATAATCGGTTAGTGCTTTCTGTTCAGGAACCCGCATGCTGA
- a CDS encoding histidinol-phosphatase codes for MSLAIFDLDNTLIAGDSDHAWGEFLIDQNIVDSGQFQRANDQFYADYVAGTLDIDAYLRFALTPLAQFSLPELAQLHQSFFTAKIAPIMLPKAEALITEHRAKGDRILIITATNRFVTEPIAKALGIHEMLASEGEIVNERYTGQPTGTPCFQHGKVTRLTQWLKDNNEDLEGSYFYSDSVNDLPLLERVQYPIAVDPDERLKQIAQQRSWPIVSLR; via the coding sequence TTGAGTTTAGCAATTTTTGACCTCGACAATACCCTTATTGCTGGGGATAGCGATCACGCGTGGGGCGAATTCCTTATTGATCAAAATATCGTCGATAGCGGGCAATTTCAACGCGCTAACGACCAATTCTATGCCGACTATGTCGCAGGTACGCTCGATATCGATGCGTATCTACGTTTTGCGCTTACGCCTTTGGCTCAATTTTCATTGCCTGAACTCGCACAATTACATCAATCGTTTTTTACCGCCAAAATTGCACCAATTATGCTGCCCAAAGCCGAGGCGCTGATCACAGAACATCGTGCGAAAGGCGATAGAATACTCATCATTACGGCAACTAATCGATTTGTCACCGAACCCATCGCCAAAGCGCTCGGCATACATGAAATGCTTGCCAGTGAAGGCGAAATCGTTAACGAACGCTATACCGGCCAGCCCACAGGGACCCCCTGCTTCCAACACGGCAAGGTGACACGATTAACGCAATGGCTGAAAGATAATAACGAAGATCTTGAAGGCAGCTATTTTTACAGTGATTCAGTAAACGATTTGCCACTGCTAGAACGCGTTCAGTACCCTATAGCAGTAGACCCTGACGAACGCCTCAAGCAAATTGCCCAGCAACGTAGCTGGCCCATAGTCAGCCTCCGTTAG
- a CDS encoding imelysin family protein, with amino-acid sequence MELRHASLLILGVLTLCLCGCEPKQKAAETQPSASAIDDPQIAHIAATQSLWASGSKTLQAVLAYSTTLNEELDLFIANPTEAKLISARNAWAKAELAYQHFYFFSQFGITEPQIFADLAKSCFAIGASPIQPGYLDYFSSYPYSGLVHDISVELTPQALQEQHGMTDIEDVVLGLYAIEFILYGETKMRPVSDFTPDLVLTTAQKETGFKGIEETPNNRRRALLQLQANQLSQDLKTLISQWQATDNGSMKAGWEQLPYSARKMTIYKTFERTLTQLLLRTAIATPQSDQAYDEATAQDNARHIASSIQSLYAAFPWIAEKQRAVISTHLHNAEALLQTLSEQPTPDSRQWQQAYQALKLTMDTHLGAS; translated from the coding sequence ATGGAACTTCGCCACGCTAGCCTTTTGATTCTAGGTGTTCTCACGCTGTGTTTATGCGGCTGCGAGCCCAAACAGAAAGCGGCCGAAACTCAACCTTCCGCCAGTGCCATCGACGACCCTCAAATCGCTCACATAGCGGCGACCCAGTCGCTGTGGGCGTCTGGGAGCAAAACGCTCCAAGCGGTTCTCGCGTACAGTACAACCCTGAATGAAGAACTCGACCTCTTCATCGCCAACCCCACCGAGGCGAAGCTAATCTCCGCTCGTAATGCGTGGGCAAAAGCAGAGCTCGCCTACCAACACTTTTACTTTTTTAGCCAGTTCGGCATCACCGAGCCTCAGATTTTCGCAGACCTCGCAAAATCATGCTTTGCCATAGGCGCAAGCCCTATTCAACCCGGGTACTTAGACTATTTTAGCTCCTACCCATACTCGGGATTAGTGCACGATATTAGCGTCGAACTAACGCCACAAGCCCTGCAAGAACAACACGGTATGACCGATATCGAAGATGTTGTTCTGGGTTTATACGCGATCGAATTTATATTATATGGTGAAACGAAAATGCGGCCCGTAAGTGATTTTACCCCCGATCTAGTACTCACCACCGCTCAAAAAGAAACGGGTTTTAAAGGTATTGAAGAAACACCCAATAATCGACGCCGCGCGTTACTGCAACTGCAGGCCAACCAGCTAAGCCAAGACCTTAAAACCCTCATAAGCCAATGGCAAGCCACCGATAACGGCTCCATGAAGGCGGGCTGGGAACAACTCCCCTATAGCGCCCGCAAAATGACCATTTACAAAACCTTCGAGCGCACACTCACGCAACTACTTCTACGTACCGCTATTGCCACACCGCAAAGCGATCAGGCCTATGACGAGGCTACAGCGCAAGATAATGCCCGTCATATCGCCTCGAGCATTCAATCACTGTATGCCGCCTTTCCTTGGATCGCAGAAAAGCAACGGGCAGTAATAAGCACTCACCTACACAATGCCGAAGCACTACTGCAAACCCTAAGTGAGCAGCCAACACCCGATAGTCGCCAATGGCAACAAGCCTACCAGGCACTCAAACTCACTATGGATACTCATTTGGGCGCAAGTTAA
- a CDS encoding HDOD domain-containing protein — protein sequence MSAELTQEQIQKILQGIAIPPQPQVMVDLQMEQISPNCSIKEIARLISQDVGLSGSILKTVNSPLYKHSNTITSITQAVNLLGVNSVVNLVNALSIKGALTDNDIIALGRFWDTAMDIAVTSSVIAKQIGVPNPEEAYTLGLFHNCGIPLLMSRFSHYSEVLAQAYSSKNRGVTEIENDLINTNHAVVGYYVGKSWNLPRHLCEAIHEHHQITKIFSDERANSRKKTLLAILKMAEHICGNYRLLGQQDEDFEWNRVCETILIYTGISEYEYNNLEAHVSELGLGGSDYYS from the coding sequence ATGTCCGCAGAGCTTACTCAGGAACAAATACAAAAAATTCTGCAAGGAATCGCCATCCCTCCTCAGCCTCAGGTAATGGTCGATCTTCAAATGGAACAAATTAGCCCTAACTGCAGCATTAAAGAAATTGCACGGCTTATAAGCCAAGATGTTGGCCTTTCTGGCAGTATCCTTAAAACCGTGAACTCCCCGCTTTATAAGCACTCGAACACCATCACCTCCATTACTCAGGCCGTGAATTTACTCGGCGTTAACAGCGTCGTAAACCTAGTGAACGCTCTCTCAATCAAGGGCGCCTTAACCGATAACGATATTATTGCCCTCGGCCGCTTTTGGGATACAGCAATGGACATTGCCGTTACCTCCTCCGTAATTGCCAAACAAATTGGTGTCCCCAACCCAGAAGAAGCGTACACATTAGGGCTATTCCACAATTGTGGAATACCCTTGCTCATGTCGCGGTTTTCACATTATTCAGAAGTGCTTGCTCAGGCATACTCATCCAAAAATCGCGGCGTTACAGAAATAGAAAATGACCTTATTAACACTAACCATGCCGTGGTTGGCTACTACGTTGGTAAATCGTGGAACCTGCCTCGCCATCTTTGCGAAGCGATTCATGAGCATCACCAAATCACCAAAATATTTTCCGACGAACGTGCCAATAGCCGTAAAAAAACACTGCTCGCCATACTAAAAATGGCCGAACACATTTGCGGCAACTACCGGCTACTCGGCCAACAAGACGAAGATTTTGAATGGAACAGAGTCTGCGAAACCATATTGATCTATACCGGTATTAGTGAATACGAATACAACAATTTAGAAGCACATGTATCAGAACTTGGCTTAGGGGGCAGCGACTACTATAGCTAA
- a CDS encoding methyl-accepting chemotaxis protein: protein MDLLRNLSIRTKILLIPIVGALGFFTYLFASIYLVSGSLDILRSAYDKQLPLLQMAEANRARVKNLQETLAFAVSSAEMDVLENAETMAEELRSDIEESKNIDISLAPDLVEIGLLFDDYYNIAYNISLGMIDGSIDFSTVAGKSAKMTDALERLKERLDAFHKERSHTFDQAFVTAQEQASKMYSIGMILGIGTSLLLIIVGVIISNMIKGSIDRVIVRLKDIAEDNGDLTVRLATRHNDEIGEMVKWFNTFMDKLQTVMHKIVETAPPLANLATDVNKLSGNITETLAQQNHSVEESKNNIELMSHSVGSIAQNAAEAANAARIADEEATKGQTIVANTVSGIQKLSKSIGEASNVITKLKEDTTSVNVVLDVIKGIAEQTNLLALNAAIEAARAGEQGRGFAVVADEVRGLASRTQESTAEINTILAQLQTASQAAVGTMEESTSAVERSVSEANLAGHSLQTITDTVNTINAMNEQIASATDEQQSISNELVDEAERIREQTATTADSAVRLNGVSDELNSLASNLEQITRQFKV from the coding sequence TTGGATCTTCTGCGCAACCTTTCAATTAGAACCAAAATCCTTTTAATCCCCATTGTGGGCGCTCTCGGGTTTTTCACTTACTTATTTGCCAGTATTTACCTGGTCAGTGGCTCACTGGATATTTTACGAAGCGCCTACGACAAACAGCTCCCGCTATTACAAATGGCGGAGGCAAACCGAGCACGGGTTAAAAATCTTCAAGAAACACTCGCATTTGCCGTTTCTTCAGCCGAAATGGATGTACTCGAAAACGCCGAGACCATGGCCGAAGAATTACGCTCGGATATTGAAGAATCAAAAAACATTGATATCTCCTTAGCCCCAGATTTAGTGGAAATAGGCCTACTATTTGACGACTACTACAACATCGCCTACAACATCTCACTGGGCATGATCGATGGCTCCATCGACTTCTCTACGGTTGCAGGTAAAAGCGCCAAAATGACCGATGCGCTGGAACGCCTCAAAGAGCGTCTCGACGCCTTCCACAAAGAACGTTCACACACCTTCGACCAAGCGTTTGTCACGGCACAAGAACAAGCCAGCAAAATGTACTCCATTGGTATGATTCTCGGCATAGGTACCAGCCTATTGCTCATTATTGTAGGGGTGATTATTAGCAATATGATTAAAGGCAGTATCGATAGAGTGATTGTTCGCCTTAAAGATATCGCAGAAGACAACGGCGATTTAACCGTTCGCCTTGCCACTCGCCACAACGATGAAATTGGCGAAATGGTAAAATGGTTTAATACCTTCATGGATAAACTACAAACGGTCATGCACAAAATCGTTGAAACGGCACCGCCATTAGCGAACTTGGCCACCGATGTGAATAAGCTTTCTGGCAACATTACCGAAACGCTCGCACAACAAAACCACAGCGTTGAAGAAAGTAAAAACAATATTGAGCTCATGAGCCATAGCGTTGGCAGCATCGCACAAAACGCCGCCGAAGCGGCAAACGCCGCACGCATTGCCGACGAAGAAGCTACGAAAGGGCAAACTATTGTAGCCAACACCGTTAGCGGTATTCAAAAATTATCCAAGAGTATTGGCGAAGCCTCCAATGTAATTACCAAATTAAAAGAAGATACAACCAGTGTAAATGTGGTGTTAGACGTTATTAAAGGCATCGCAGAACAAACCAACTTACTCGCACTCAATGCCGCCATTGAGGCCGCACGCGCCGGTGAGCAAGGCAGAGGTTTTGCCGTGGTGGCCGATGAAGTTCGCGGGTTAGCGTCACGCACACAAGAATCAACAGCCGAAATTAATACCATCCTTGCACAGCTTCAAACCGCCTCCCAAGCAGCGGTTGGCACAATGGAAGAAAGTACCTCCGCAGTAGAACGTTCAGTATCTGAGGCCAACCTGGCGGGCCATAGCCTGCAAACCATCACCGATACCGTCAACACTATTAACGCCATGAACGAACAAATCGCCAGTGCAACCGACGAACAACAAAGCATCTCGAATGAGCTTGTCGATGAAGCTGAACGTATCAGAGAGCAAACCGCCACTACCGCCGACTCAGCCGTGCGCTTAAATGGCGTAAGCGACGAGCTAAATTCTTTGGCATCGAACCTCGAACAGATCACCCGACAGTTCAAAGTCTAG
- a CDS encoding type 2 periplasmic-binding domain-containing protein: MKRSIVLSSVLFLMVSHSTLAEVAVIVHPSNADAFADKDVTKIFLGKVKTFPSGGAVLPLGRAEGAEVTSEFNSKVLDKSASQLKSYWSKLVFTGKGTPPKEFESDGEILQLVATNPNMIGFVDAGSVADNVRVVATF, encoded by the coding sequence ATGAAAAGATCGATAGTTTTATCCTCAGTGTTGTTTTTAATGGTAAGCCATTCAACGTTGGCAGAGGTTGCCGTTATTGTTCATCCGAGCAACGCTGATGCTTTTGCTGATAAAGACGTGACGAAAATATTTCTAGGTAAAGTAAAAACGTTTCCTAGCGGCGGGGCGGTATTGCCACTCGGTCGTGCGGAAGGGGCCGAAGTTACGTCGGAATTTAATAGCAAAGTTTTGGATAAATCGGCAAGCCAACTAAAGTCGTATTGGTCGAAGTTGGTTTTTACCGGAAAAGGAACGCCTCCGAAGGAGTTTGAATCTGACGGTGAAATTCTTCAGCTTGTAGCAACAAATCCCAATATGATTGGTTTCGTGGACGCTGGATCGGTGGCCGATAACGTTCGCGTTGTAGCAACTTTTTAA